The following are from one region of the Oscarella lobularis chromosome 3, ooOscLobu1.1, whole genome shotgun sequence genome:
- the LOC136184665 gene encoding uncharacterized protein, with translation MVMSFILAFLIHVCFKSVEIVASEACTDSQVAIIPSSGPVICMPFDRYQELAPGATKESETNTEIAYQYMSPMWLDEQAEFFETPSAVVAGGIAFGPGVTSKSKLFKVSLAEVGSLKDDVTYSVKLNFFRTRPTAASDPSILICDDVKCVGFTYYTGGEVWADGGSATGATCSFEEHVQMHSGSLISNWDIRVELHPNRTVAFTSAQSSLAVAHLFGDALKPSRGLALQTCRDDTHESYNFLLFEYSLKVNR, from the exons ATGGTTATGAGCTTCATCCTCGCATTTCTCATCCATGTTTGTTTCAAGTCGGTAGAAATTGTCGCTTCAGAGGCCTGCACTGACAGTCAAGTCGCCATTATACCATCCTCGGGTCCAGTCATCTGCATGCCATTCGATAGATACCAAGAATTGGCACCGGGTGCTACAAAG GAATCTGAAACGAAT ACGGAGATAGCCTATCAATACATGTCACCAATGTGGCTTGACGAACAAGCGGAATTTTTTGAAACTCCGTCTGCTGTAGTGGCTGGAGGAATCGCATTCGGGCCCGGAGTAACGTCCAAGAGCAAATTATTCAAG GTTTCTCTGGCGGAAGTCGGGAGTCtcaaagatgacgtcacgtactCTGTGAAGCTTAATTTTTTCAGAACGAGACCAACCGCAGCGAGCGATCCGTCCATTCTAATATGCGACGACGTAAAATGCGTCGGATTTACGTATTATACCGGCGGCGAAGTTTGGGCTGACGGTGGTAGCGCTACTGGCGCTACGTGCTCGTTTGAAGAGCACGTTCAGATGCATAGTGGCTCCCTCATCAGCAACTGGGACATCCGCGTGGAACTTCATCCTAACCGTACGGTTGCTTTTACTTCTGCACAAAGCTCCCTTGCTGTAGCTCACCTGTTCGGAGATGCACTGAAGCCCAGTCGAGGACTTGCGCTTCAAACGTGCAGAGATGATACCCACGAAAGCTACAATTTCTTGCTATTTGAATATTCGCTAAAAGTAAATAGGTAA